Proteins encoded together in one Mugil cephalus isolate CIBA_MC_2020 chromosome 16, CIBA_Mcephalus_1.1, whole genome shotgun sequence window:
- the tcf7l2 gene encoding transcription factor 7-like 2 isoform X21, with product MYPRDGAPAGPEEMGAKAGALGPGLSLLQQVGCWHLNLSSWSNKVPVVQHPHHVHPLTPLITYSNEHFTPGNPPPHLQTDVDPKTGIPRPPHPPDISPYYPLSPGTVGQIPHPLGWLVPQQGQPVYPITTGGFRHPYPTALTVNASMSRFPPHMVPPHHSLHTTGIPHPAIVTPNVKQESSHSDISSLNSSKQSDAKKEEEKKKQVHIKKPLNAFMLYMKEMRAKVVAECTLKESAAINQILGRRWHALSREEQAKYYELARKERQLHMQLYPGWSARDNYGKRKKRKREKQQAESNEHREYFPNPCLSLPPITDLSAPKKCRARFGLDQQNNWCGPCRRKKKCIRYIQGEGSCASPPSTDGSLLDSPPSSPSSVVPSPSSKESKPQTEQMQPLSLTMKPAHQPLHHPHLLAGPPPPSLVQLENSAAASKTPGASSHNGALEHGDVSSSRQPGSSVASSMARPSASLCHSHSLLPSAAPQPLSLVTKSIE from the exons GGCTGCTGGCACCTCAATCTGAGCAGCTGG TCTAATAAGGTTCCAGTGGTACAGCACCCCCACCATGTGCACCCTCTCACGCCTCTGATCACCTACAGCAATGAGCACTTCACACCGGGGAACCCCCCTCCTCACCTACAGACAGACGTGGATCCCAAAACAG GAATTCCAAGGCCTCCACATCCACCAGATATATCTCCTTATTACCCGCTGTCACCTGGCACTGTCGGCCAGATCCCCCATCCGCTGGGATGGTTAGTACCACA GCAAGGTCAACCTGTTTATCCAATCACAACAGGGGGTTTCAGACACCCCTACCCAACTGCGCTCACTGTCAACGCATCCATGTCAAG GTTCCCCCCACACATGGTGCCCCCTCACCACAGTTTGCACACCACGGGCATCCCTCACCCAGCCATCGTCACACCCAACGTCAAGCAGGAATCCTCCCACAGCGACATCAGCTCTCTCAACAGCTC GAAACAGTCGGACGctaaaaaggaggaggagaagaagaagcaggtcCACATAAAGAAGCCGCTGAACGCCTTCATGCTCTACATGAAGGAGATGAGGGCCAAGGTGGTGGCTGAGTGCACGCTGAAGGAGAGCGCCGCCATCAACCAGATCCTGGGGCGGAGG TGGCACGCCCTATCGCGGGAGGAGCAGGCCAAGTACTACGAGCTGGCCAGGAAAGAACGACAGCTCCACATGCAGCTGTACCCGGGCTGGTCAGCACGAGACAACTAT gggaaaaggaagaagagaaaaagggaaaagcagCAAGCAGAGAGCAATG aacacAGAGAATATTTTCCAAACCCTTGCCTTTCACTCCCTCCGATTACAG ACCTGAGCGCTCCTAAGAAGTGTCGAGCGCGCTTTGGGCTCGATCAACAGAATAACTGGTGTGGCCCGTGCAG gagaaaaaaaaagtgcattcgCTACATCCAAGGTGAAGGCAGCTGTGCCAGTCCTCCCTCTACGGACGGAAGCTTACTAGActcccccccatcctccccctcctcagtggttccctccccctcctcaaaAGAGTCCAAACCTCAGACTGAACAAATGCAACCTCTCTCACTGACTATGAAACCGGCCCACCAGCCACTCCACCACCCGCACCTCCTGGCTGGGCCTCCACCGCCATCTTTGGTTCAGCTGGAAAACTCTGCTGCAGCTAGCAAAACGCCCGGCGCCTCCTCCCACAACGGAGCTCTGGAGCACGGCGACGTCTCGTCCTCGCGGCAGCCGGGCTCCTCTGTGGCGTCCTCAATGGCCCGGCCCTCGGCATCGCTGTGTCATTCCCACTCGCTCCTCCCCTCCGCAGCCCCTCAGCCTCTGTCGCTAGTGACCAAGTCTATAGAATAG